Proteins encoded by one window of Fischerella sp. PCC 9605:
- a CDS encoding type IV pilus twitching motility protein PilT, translating to MEMMIEDLMEQMIEMGGSDMHLSAGLPPYFRISGKLTPIGDEPLSGDQCQRLIFSMLNNSQRKTLEQTWELDCSYGVKGLARFRVNVYKERGTYAACLRALSSKIPNFEKLGLPDVVREMSEKPRGLILVTGPTGSGKTTTLAAMIDLINRTRAEHILTVEDPIEFVYEPIKSLIHQRQLSEDTKSFANALKAALREDPDIILVGEMRDLETISLAISAAETGHLVFGTLHTSSAAQTVDRIIDVFPHERQTQVRVQLSNSLVAVFSQTLVPKKNPKPGEFGRVMAQEIMVVTPAISNLIREGKTAQIYSAIQTGGKLGMQTLEKVLADMYKAGTISFEAAMSKTSKPDEVQRLIGAAPPLTATKPGAGGTVKAH from the coding sequence ATGGAAATGATGATTGAAGATTTAATGGAGCAAATGATTGAAATGGGTGGCTCGGATATGCATTTATCCGCTGGTTTGCCTCCTTATTTCCGCATCAGTGGCAAACTCACTCCCATTGGCGATGAGCCTTTGTCTGGCGATCAGTGTCAAAGGTTGATTTTCAGTATGCTTAATAACTCCCAACGCAAAACATTAGAGCAGACTTGGGAGTTAGATTGTTCTTATGGTGTAAAGGGATTAGCACGTTTCCGCGTCAATGTTTACAAAGAACGCGGTACCTACGCTGCTTGCTTGCGGGCATTGAGTTCTAAAATTCCTAACTTTGAAAAATTAGGTCTGCCTGATGTAGTGCGAGAAATGTCAGAAAAGCCCCGAGGACTAATTTTAGTTACGGGCCCAACGGGTTCTGGTAAGACAACTACTCTAGCAGCCATGATTGATTTGATTAATCGCACCCGGGCAGAACATATTTTGACGGTAGAAGATCCAATAGAGTTTGTTTACGAACCAATAAAAAGTCTTATCCACCAAAGGCAATTAAGTGAAGATACCAAGAGCTTTGCCAATGCTTTGAAAGCTGCTTTGCGGGAAGATCCAGATATTATCTTGGTGGGTGAAATGCGAGACTTAGAAACAATTTCCTTAGCTATTTCCGCCGCAGAAACAGGACACCTAGTATTTGGTACTTTGCACACCAGTTCCGCAGCACAGACTGTTGACCGGATCATCGACGTTTTCCCCCATGAAAGACAAACCCAAGTGCGAGTGCAGTTGTCTAACTCGCTGGTAGCGGTATTTAGCCAAACCTTAGTTCCGAAAAAGAATCCCAAACCAGGTGAATTTGGTCGGGTGATGGCGCAGGAAATTATGGTAGTTACTCCGGCTATTTCTAACTTGATTCGTGAAGGCAAAACAGCACAAATTTACTCGGCTATTCAAACTGGCGGCAAATTAGGAATGCAAACTCTGGAGAAAGTTTTAGCTGATATGTATAAAGCAGGAACTATCTCTTTTGAAGCAGCAATGTCTAAGACTTCTAAGCCAGATGAAGTGCAGCGTCTCATCGGTGCTGCGCCACCACTTACCGCTACAAAACCCGGTGCTGGTGGAACTGTAAAAGCGCATTAA